One Gaiellales bacterium DNA segment encodes these proteins:
- a CDS encoding formate/nitrite family transporter, translating into MSATEPQTFDALPPAQMARRAEAVGESKAALPAATLFALAVLAGAFIAMGAAFATTVTAGTAGLAYGVVRLLAGVTFSVGLILVIVGGAELFTGNTLMIMAWSSRRISTARMIRNWAIVYAGNMVGAFAAALLVVWGKQYTFGDGAVGLQALAIGATKTNLGFGQAVALGILCNALVCIAVWLCFSARTTADRILAIVPPISAFVAGGFEHSVANMYFIPVALLIKRDNAWLHSTSGVPDLHTLTWERYLVDNLLPVTIGNIIGGTVLVGAVYWFVYLRGARGDL; encoded by the coding sequence ATGTCAGCCACCGAGCCGCAAACGTTCGACGCGCTGCCGCCGGCGCAGATGGCGCGGCGCGCGGAGGCGGTGGGCGAGAGCAAGGCGGCGCTGCCCGCCGCGACCCTGTTCGCCCTCGCGGTGCTGGCTGGTGCCTTCATCGCCATGGGGGCCGCCTTCGCCACCACCGTCACCGCCGGCACCGCCGGCCTGGCCTATGGCGTTGTGCGGCTTCTCGCCGGCGTGACGTTCTCCGTCGGACTGATCCTGGTGATCGTCGGTGGGGCGGAGCTGTTCACGGGCAACACGCTGATGATCATGGCCTGGTCGAGCCGGCGGATCTCGACCGCCCGCATGATCCGCAACTGGGCGATCGTCTACGCGGGCAACATGGTCGGCGCGTTCGCCGCCGCGCTGCTCGTCGTATGGGGAAAGCAGTACACGTTCGGCGACGGGGCGGTGGGACTCCAGGCGCTTGCGATCGGCGCCACGAAGACGAACCTCGGGTTCGGACAGGCCGTCGCGCTCGGCATCCTGTGCAACGCGCTCGTGTGCATCGCCGTCTGGCTCTGCTTCTCGGCGCGCACCACCGCCGACCGCATCCTGGCGATCGTCCCGCCCATCAGCGCCTTCGTCGCGGGCGGGTTCGAGCACAGCGTCGCCAACATGTACTTCATTCCGGTGGCCCTGTTGATCAAGCGCGACAACGCCTGGCTTCACTCGACATCCGGCGTCCCGGATCTGCACACGTTGACGTGGGAACGGTACCTGGTCGACAACCTGCTGCCCGTGACGATCGGCAACATCATCGGCGGCACCGTTCTGGTCGGCGCGGTGTACTGGTTCGTCTACCTGCGAGGCGCGCGCGGCGACCTGTGA